In Patescibacteria group bacterium, the sequence ATTTTATTTGGTTTCTTTATGAAGCGTATGCTTTTTACAGTGCTTGCAGAATTTATTTATTTGCAGACGTTCTTTTAGGGTTTTTTTATTTTTCCTAGAATAATAATTTGTTTTTTTACAAACAGTGCATTCTAGCTTGATCAATGTTTCCTGTGACATAAAATATAAATTGTTAATTGTTATATTGCTAAATTATTAATAAATTCCAGAGCCAC encodes:
- the rpmG gene encoding 50S ribosomal protein L33, with translation MSQETLIKLECTVCKKTNYYSRKNKKTLKERLQINKFCKHCKKHTLHKETK